From a region of the SAR324 cluster bacterium genome:
- a CDS encoding isoleucine--tRNA ligase, translating to MKEVSSKVSFPDQENSIRTFWQENRIFKKSVEQRPNDKQFVFYDGPPFATGLPHYGHLLAGTIKDVIPRYKTMKGFRVERRFGWDCHGLPVEFEMEKKLNLNGRSEIEKFGIDRFNEECRSIVLRYTNEWRSTVERMGRWVDFDNDYKTMDRSFMETVWWVFNQLWKKGWIYEGFKVLPYSWRVSTPVSNFEANLNYKDVQDPSVTLRFKVLDEENAWFLAWTTTPWTLPSNLALCVGPELPYVKLLEKSSQSVYYLCKTRIPTYFEEGTFEILDEFPGTALEGRRYEPLFTFAQGKIDTQQTWRILSDGYVSDDSGTGIVHQAPAFGEDDLRICQKAGLPVFDPVDSEGNFREFMGFIAGINIKEADKLIIRQLKTDNRLFRQETLQHSYPFCWRTDTPLIYKAISTWFVNVEAIKELMVANNQQINWTPGHIKDGRFGKWLENARDWAISRNRFWGTPLPIWKNEEGELLCFGSVSELEQACGKKIDDLHKHFIDDVVIERNGKTYRRVPEVLDCWFESGSMPYAQQHYPFERKDVFENNFPADFICEGLDQTRGWFYTLLVISTALFDKPAFRNVIVNGLVLAEDGKKMSKSLKNYPDPNHMLDSYGADAIRLYMLNSVAVKADDLKFSEKGVLETVRSILLPLWNSLSFLTTYAKIDGWQPTPENLRIPLNNPLDRWIRSRLHALIEDVGNAMDQYDLNRAVSPLVGFIDLLTNWYIRRSRRRFWKAGQGNDKLEAYATLYLTLIELSKMIAPFTPFLAESIYQNLKSDTETESVHLCEFPAYQPEFRDHGLEKKMDLILSSVSMGRALRSKHQLKIRQPLPRIFLITRDAKAQEILKDLSELITDELNIKEVVITPNEEELVHLSAKPNFRVLGPKLGKKMNQAGQQIANFDLATIQKLMTGQEVSITLDNEAINLSQDDVLIHRQEKEGLLVLTENNLTVALDTNLNEELLNEGYARELINKIQNMRKTQELDVMDRIEVVIQTSAILEKALSHYHEFIKSETLASNLESGSVEHGTEWDINGELCTVSIKSV from the coding sequence ATGAAAGAAGTATCCAGCAAAGTGTCTTTTCCTGACCAGGAAAACAGCATTCGAACGTTCTGGCAGGAAAACCGGATTTTCAAAAAATCTGTAGAACAACGCCCCAACGACAAACAGTTTGTGTTTTATGATGGCCCTCCTTTCGCAACAGGCTTACCCCATTATGGACATTTACTGGCTGGAACCATCAAAGACGTCATTCCCCGTTACAAAACCATGAAAGGCTTCAGGGTTGAACGTCGCTTTGGCTGGGATTGCCATGGCTTGCCCGTGGAATTTGAAATGGAAAAAAAGCTGAACCTCAACGGCAGATCAGAAATTGAGAAATTCGGCATCGACCGGTTCAATGAAGAATGCCGAAGTATCGTCCTGCGCTATACCAACGAATGGCGATCGACCGTGGAACGGATGGGACGCTGGGTTGATTTTGACAATGATTATAAAACCATGGACCGCTCTTTTATGGAAACAGTCTGGTGGGTTTTTAATCAACTCTGGAAAAAAGGCTGGATTTATGAAGGATTCAAGGTCCTGCCTTATTCCTGGAGAGTTTCCACACCCGTTTCCAATTTTGAAGCCAATCTCAATTACAAAGATGTCCAGGATCCCTCTGTCACGCTGCGATTCAAAGTTCTTGATGAAGAAAATGCCTGGTTTCTGGCCTGGACCACCACCCCCTGGACATTGCCCTCCAATCTCGCATTATGTGTCGGTCCCGAGTTGCCTTATGTCAAACTGCTCGAAAAAAGCTCCCAATCTGTTTACTACCTTTGTAAAACCAGAATCCCAACCTACTTTGAAGAAGGCACCTTTGAAATTCTGGATGAATTTCCAGGGACAGCATTGGAAGGACGACGTTATGAGCCACTGTTTACCTTTGCCCAGGGAAAAATTGATACTCAGCAAACCTGGCGTATTCTGTCTGATGGCTATGTGAGCGATGACAGTGGAACAGGCATTGTTCATCAGGCCCCAGCCTTTGGAGAAGACGACTTACGAATTTGCCAAAAAGCCGGTTTACCGGTGTTTGATCCTGTTGATTCAGAAGGGAACTTCAGGGAGTTCATGGGGTTTATTGCCGGAATCAACATCAAGGAAGCTGATAAATTAATCATCCGCCAACTCAAAACAGACAACAGACTGTTCCGTCAGGAAACTTTACAGCACAGTTACCCATTTTGCTGGAGGACGGACACCCCCTTGATATATAAGGCGATATCCACATGGTTTGTGAATGTTGAAGCCATCAAGGAACTGATGGTTGCCAATAATCAGCAGATCAACTGGACCCCCGGTCACATCAAGGACGGACGTTTTGGGAAATGGCTGGAAAATGCCAGAGATTGGGCCATCAGCCGCAACAGATTCTGGGGAACGCCCTTACCGATCTGGAAAAATGAGGAGGGCGAACTTCTTTGCTTTGGCAGTGTTTCAGAACTGGAACAGGCTTGTGGGAAAAAAATAGACGATCTGCATAAGCATTTTATCGACGATGTGGTCATTGAAAGGAACGGAAAAACATACCGGCGTGTTCCCGAAGTGCTGGACTGCTGGTTTGAGTCAGGCTCCATGCCCTATGCCCAGCAGCATTATCCCTTTGAGCGCAAGGACGTTTTTGAAAACAATTTCCCGGCGGATTTTATCTGTGAAGGACTCGATCAAACACGAGGTTGGTTCTATACCCTGCTGGTGATCAGCACCGCACTGTTTGATAAACCAGCTTTCCGTAATGTCATCGTGAATGGACTGGTTCTGGCGGAAGACGGGAAAAAAATGAGCAAGTCGCTGAAAAACTATCCGGACCCTAATCACATGCTTGACAGTTATGGGGCCGATGCCATCCGGTTGTACATGCTCAATTCCGTCGCTGTAAAAGCGGATGATCTGAAGTTTTCTGAAAAGGGCGTCCTGGAAACAGTACGTTCAATTTTATTGCCGTTATGGAACTCACTCTCCTTTTTAACAACCTACGCTAAAATCGATGGTTGGCAGCCAACTCCTGAAAATTTGCGGATCCCGTTGAATAATCCGCTAGACCGCTGGATCCGTTCAAGACTGCATGCGCTTATTGAGGACGTTGGGAATGCCATGGATCAATATGATCTCAATCGTGCGGTTTCACCCCTGGTTGGATTCATTGATCTGTTAACAAACTGGTATATCCGTCGAAGTCGACGTCGATTCTGGAAGGCCGGACAGGGCAATGACAAACTGGAAGCTTATGCCACCCTCTATCTGACCCTGATTGAACTTTCAAAAATGATTGCTCCGTTCACGCCATTTTTAGCTGAAAGCATTTATCAGAATCTAAAAAGTGACACTGAAACCGAAAGTGTTCATCTTTGTGAATTCCCCGCTTATCAGCCTGAATTCAGGGATCATGGACTTGAAAAAAAGATGGACTTGATTCTCTCTTCTGTTAGTATGGGACGTGCTTTGCGTAGCAAACATCAATTAAAAATCCGGCAACCCCTGCCCAGAATTTTCCTCATTACACGTGACGCGAAAGCACAAGAAATATTGAAGGATCTGTCTGAGTTGATTACAGATGAACTCAATATCAAGGAAGTCGTAATCACTCCAAACGAAGAAGAATTGGTGCACCTGTCCGCAAAACCAAATTTCCGTGTTCTTGGTCCTAAACTCGGAAAGAAAATGAATCAAGCTGGTCAACAAATAGCCAATTTCGATCTGGCAACTATTCAGAAACTGATGACTGGACAAGAAGTTTCTATCACACTGGACAATGAAGCCATCAATCTCAGTCAGGACGATGTTTTGATTCATCGGCAAGAAAAAGAAGGCTTGCTGGTGTTGACAGAAAACAACCTGACAGTCGCCCTTGACACCAATCTGAACGAAGAATTGCTGAATGAGGGATACGCCAGAGAACTGATCAATAAAATTCAGAACATGAGAAAAACACAGGAACTGGATGTCATGGACCGCATTGAGGTTGTGATTCAGACCTCCGCTATTCTTGAAAAAGCGCTCTCACACTATCATGAATTTATTAAATCAGAAACTCTGGCATCAAACTTGGAATCAGGTTCCGTAGAACATGGAACCGAATGGGATATCAATGGAGAACTCTGTACGGTTTCAATCAAATCCGTATAA
- a CDS encoding response regulator yields MSKVLYVDHDLERIIQIQELLSSQHNLEVALNGWEGLAAAMLYKPDIVLFNLNARIMDGVEAVRLLRTEEALCQLPVLGFTLPKSEEIERIALQVGCTQILENPFHESLSQVIAEFFSEDHLKKIQE; encoded by the coding sequence ATGTCAAAAGTACTGTATGTTGATCACGATCTGGAGCGAATCATTCAAATCCAGGAACTTCTTTCCAGTCAGCATAATCTGGAAGTTGCGCTTAATGGATGGGAAGGATTGGCTGCGGCTATGTTATACAAACCGGACATAGTTCTTTTTAATCTGAATGCCCGTATCATGGATGGTGTTGAAGCTGTTCGTCTATTACGAACAGAAGAAGCCCTATGTCAGTTACCCGTTTTGGGATTTACTTTACCGAAAAGCGAAGAAATTGAAAGAATTGCACTTCAGGTAGGCTGTACCCAAATTCTGGAAAATCCGTTTCATGAATCCTTGAGTCAGGTCATTGCGGAATTTTTCAGCGAAGATCATCTCAAAAAAATTCAGGAATAA
- the hemH gene encoding ferrochelatase: protein MSEKSAVILLNFGGPRSLEEVPSFLYEILRDPQVIQFPFPYWLQNRLARKISQKRAHKVQAQYQQIGGKSPIVEASEQQRQALRQMLLQQNLNMPVYVVHRYLDGYTESVVKQILEQKPDKLYMIPMYPHFSWTTSGSSLLQIISLLKNQGFRGSIQCLRSHPDHPKYIEALKHNILETITKHGLKPNDSLIFCSAHGVPQSYVKKGDPYLIELNLTMEALRTALPGWNLELCFQSRVGPATWLQPYTEERIPELGQEGTYKNIVFVGISFVNDHLETLFEIGQTYFELSRQSGLTPFLVPAIESSQEYIELLGHKVMAWFHHGTGFDPDLILPPDQYFQRYGRWALYFWILGMMGTLSIAI from the coding sequence ATGTCTGAAAAATCTGCCGTAATTTTACTCAATTTTGGAGGACCTCGGTCGCTGGAAGAGGTACCGTCCTTTCTATATGAAATATTAAGAGATCCTCAAGTGATCCAGTTTCCCTTTCCTTACTGGCTTCAAAACAGGCTTGCCCGCAAAATTTCGCAAAAACGCGCTCATAAAGTTCAGGCTCAATATCAACAAATTGGTGGCAAATCACCCATTGTGGAAGCCTCTGAACAACAACGGCAGGCGTTGCGGCAAATGCTCCTACAACAGAATTTGAACATGCCCGTCTATGTGGTTCATCGTTATCTCGATGGCTATACGGAATCCGTCGTGAAACAGATTTTAGAGCAAAAACCGGATAAACTTTACATGATTCCTATGTATCCTCATTTTTCGTGGACAACAAGTGGATCGTCCTTGTTGCAAATCATTTCACTATTGAAAAATCAAGGATTTAGAGGTTCCATTCAATGCCTGCGTTCCCATCCAGATCATCCCAAATACATTGAAGCCCTGAAACATAACATTCTGGAAACCATCACCAAACATGGGCTTAAGCCGAATGATTCCCTGATTTTCTGTTCCGCTCATGGGGTTCCCCAATCCTATGTAAAAAAAGGAGATCCCTATCTCATTGAACTCAATTTAACGATGGAGGCCTTACGAACCGCTCTGCCTGGATGGAATCTGGAACTTTGTTTTCAAAGTAGGGTTGGCCCCGCGACTTGGCTTCAACCTTATACAGAGGAACGCATTCCTGAACTTGGGCAGGAAGGAACATACAAGAATATTGTTTTTGTTGGAATCAGCTTTGTCAACGATCATCTGGAAACACTGTTTGAAATTGGGCAAACTTATTTTGAATTGTCCCGACAGTCCGGATTAACTCCGTTTCTGGTTCCAGCGATTGAGTCATCGCAAGAATATATCGAATTGCTCGGACATAAAGTGATGGCATGGTTTCATCATGGCACAGGATTTGATCCTGATTTGATATTGCCCCCTGATCAGTATTTTCAACGCTATGGTCGATGGGCTTTATATTTCTGGATTCTGGGAATGATGGGCACTTTGAGTATCGCTATTTAG
- a CDS encoding chemotaxis protein CheV: protein MTEILLESGTNELEIVEFYIHNVRYGVNVTKVEEVRYLPKYRKIPQTSPIILGFFNLRGKVMPIIDLPQVMGAPSISQDHAQVIVMHFNRRVVGFLVERVVKIIRLSWENIISPPCSFENQQVVGVIIEPGRERDLIQLIDFEKIMEEITPSFHDIEDLVEEIPPGSFDRSQKKIWIAEDSKMIQKVVAEGLGLSGYSNQRWFNNGAETWDALNAIPEDKVFDEIELLVSDIEMPQMDGLHLVKLMKSTPRLQKIPVIMFSSLINDSTIHKCMEVGADAQTAKPGVDELIILMDDFLQRISSPTD from the coding sequence ATGACAGAAATTTTACTTGAATCCGGAACTAACGAGCTGGAAATTGTCGAATTTTACATCCACAACGTCCGTTACGGTGTGAATGTGACCAAAGTCGAAGAAGTCCGTTACCTGCCCAAATACAGGAAAATCCCCCAAACTTCACCCATCATTCTGGGATTTTTCAATCTGCGAGGAAAGGTCATGCCCATCATCGACTTGCCTCAAGTCATGGGAGCTCCTTCGATCTCACAGGATCACGCACAAGTCATCGTAATGCATTTCAATCGTCGAGTGGTTGGCTTTCTGGTTGAACGCGTCGTTAAAATTATCCGCCTGTCCTGGGAAAATATCATTTCGCCACCCTGTTCTTTTGAGAATCAGCAAGTGGTTGGTGTCATCATTGAGCCAGGCAGAGAAAGAGATCTCATACAATTGATTGATTTTGAAAAAATCATGGAAGAAATCACACCCTCGTTCCATGACATTGAAGATCTTGTGGAAGAAATACCGCCGGGTTCATTTGACCGATCCCAGAAAAAAATCTGGATCGCGGAAGATTCAAAAATGATTCAGAAAGTTGTTGCGGAAGGCTTAGGGTTGTCTGGTTATTCCAATCAGCGCTGGTTCAATAATGGCGCAGAAACATGGGATGCTCTGAATGCAATCCCTGAAGACAAGGTTTTTGATGAAATCGAGCTACTGGTATCAGATATTGAAATGCCGCAAATGGATGGTTTACATCTTGTCAAACTGATGAAATCCACTCCCAGACTCCAAAAAATTCCTGTTATTATGTTTTCTTCCCTGATCAATGACAGCACAATTCACAAATGTATGGAAGTGGGAGCCGACGCTCAGACAGCCAAGCCCGGAGTGGATGAACTGATTATTTTAATGGATGACTTTTTACAGCGAATTTCATCACCTACAGATTAA
- the carB gene encoding carbamoyl-phosphate synthase large subunit, whose translation MPKRTDIKTILLIGSGPIVIGQACEFDYSGTQACKALKEEGYRVVLINSNPATIMTDPGLVDATYIEPITVQALEAVIIQEKPDVLLPTMGGQTALNMAIKLHEAGILKKYNVELIGASIEAINKAENRELFAKAMKKLGIHMPRSRVVHSLKEAKDVANDLSFPIIIRPSFTMGGAGGGIARDLKELEAIVSHGLAESPSNEVLVEQSIMGWKEYELEVMRDKKDNVVIICSIENLDPMGVHTGDSITIAPAQTLTDVEYQNLRDMSLAIIREIGVDTGGSNIQFAVNPENGDIMVIEMNPRVSRSSALASKATGFPIAKFAAKLAVGYTLDEIPNDITRKTPASFEPSIDYVVTKIPRFTFEKFPLVEDRLGTQMKSVGEAMAIGRTFRESFQKALRSLETGNTGLDEMTYKNMTEEQIQEKLHKELSAVSSKRIWFVGDAMRHGWDNQKVFDYTKIDPWFLGQIRAIIDTEADIRQHTFDNISPIEMRYWKQMGFSDARMAKLLKIKESQVTQKRKNWNITPVFKLVDTCAAEFPSETPYFYSTYEDENESVPTETPKVMILGSGPNRIGQGIEFDYCCVHAALAIREQGYESIMVNCNPETVSTDYDISDRLYFEPVTFEDVMHIIETERPIGVIVQLGGQTPLKLAKQLHDAGVTIMGTPFESIDKAEDRELFAEVLNSLKLKQPDNGMARSLPEAHKVAKRIGYPVLVRPSYVLGGRAMMIVYSENEMDEFFEEAAKVSPDHPVLIDKFLMNAVELDVDLLCDGENVEIAGIMEHIERAGIHSGDSACCLPPHKLTSDMIQKIKDQGVLMAKKLEVKGLMNVQFAIQDHEIYVLEVNPRASRTVPFVSKAIGHPIAKYATRLMLGETLEEIGFHYTTPTNFSVKETVFPFARFAGADTELGPEMKSTGEVMGRGKTFEEAYIKAQAAIYPKFLNKGYVFIGVRDLDKAAMIPLAKTLESLGFSILATPSTLKVLKDAGVVKLQETHLDYTRAESVYEYMDRNEVILLINTTQRSKSLIDPRHIRRMILHYNLPYCTTVEAAEHYVDALAKVRTPASFTYQPLEFTKKE comes from the coding sequence ATGCCAAAAAGAACTGATATTAAAACCATCTTGTTGATTGGATCCGGACCTATTGTGATTGGACAGGCCTGTGAATTTGATTATAGCGGAACTCAAGCATGCAAAGCACTTAAAGAAGAAGGCTATCGGGTGGTGCTGATCAATAGCAATCCCGCAACAATCATGACTGATCCGGGTCTCGTTGACGCGACCTACATTGAGCCCATCACCGTCCAGGCACTGGAAGCTGTGATTATTCAGGAAAAACCTGATGTCCTTTTACCGACAATGGGTGGCCAGACCGCATTGAATATGGCGATCAAACTGCATGAGGCTGGAATACTGAAAAAATACAATGTTGAATTGATCGGTGCCTCCATTGAGGCCATCAACAAAGCTGAAAATCGGGAACTTTTCGCCAAGGCCATGAAAAAACTGGGAATCCACATGCCCAGGAGTCGAGTCGTTCACAGTTTGAAAGAAGCGAAAGATGTAGCCAATGACCTCAGCTTTCCCATCATTATTCGCCCTTCTTTCACGATGGGTGGAGCCGGGGGTGGAATCGCACGAGACCTTAAAGAACTGGAAGCCATTGTTTCTCATGGTTTAGCTGAATCTCCCTCCAATGAAGTCTTGGTGGAACAATCCATCATGGGCTGGAAAGAATATGAACTTGAAGTCATGAGGGATAAAAAAGACAATGTTGTAATCATCTGCTCCATTGAAAATCTGGATCCGATGGGTGTTCATACCGGTGACAGCATCACAATTGCGCCCGCCCAGACCCTGACCGATGTCGAATACCAGAATCTGCGAGACATGTCTCTGGCTATTATCCGTGAAATCGGTGTGGATACCGGAGGCTCCAACATTCAATTTGCCGTAAATCCTGAAAATGGCGACATCATGGTGATTGAAATGAATCCCAGAGTTTCCCGAAGTTCAGCTCTGGCCTCAAAAGCCACAGGATTCCCCATCGCCAAATTTGCCGCCAAACTCGCGGTTGGTTACACACTGGATGAAATTCCTAACGATATTACCCGGAAAACCCCTGCTTCCTTTGAACCGTCGATTGATTATGTTGTCACTAAAATCCCCCGGTTCACCTTTGAAAAATTTCCTCTGGTTGAAGACAGGCTTGGCACTCAAATGAAATCTGTGGGTGAAGCCATGGCTATTGGCCGAACATTCCGTGAATCTTTTCAAAAGGCCCTACGCTCGCTGGAAACGGGGAATACCGGGCTCGATGAAATGACCTATAAAAATATGACTGAAGAACAGATTCAGGAAAAACTACACAAAGAACTGTCTGCGGTGAGCAGTAAACGAATCTGGTTTGTGGGTGATGCCATGCGACATGGCTGGGATAATCAAAAAGTGTTTGATTACACAAAAATTGATCCCTGGTTTCTGGGCCAAATCCGTGCCATCATTGATACGGAAGCTGACATCCGCCAACACACGTTTGACAACATTTCACCTATTGAAATGCGTTACTGGAAACAGATGGGTTTCTCTGACGCGAGAATGGCCAAACTCCTGAAAATCAAGGAATCTCAAGTCACTCAAAAACGCAAAAACTGGAACATTACCCCTGTCTTTAAACTGGTTGATACGTGTGCTGCTGAATTTCCCTCTGAAACCCCGTATTTTTATTCAACCTATGAAGATGAAAATGAGTCTGTTCCCACAGAAACCCCCAAGGTCATGATTTTAGGAAGTGGGCCAAACCGGATTGGACAAGGAATTGAGTTTGATTATTGCTGTGTTCATGCGGCCTTGGCTATCCGTGAACAAGGCTATGAATCAATCATGGTCAACTGTAACCCGGAAACAGTGAGCACCGACTATGATATTTCTGACCGTCTTTATTTTGAGCCTGTGACCTTTGAAGATGTCATGCACATCATTGAAACAGAGCGTCCGATTGGGGTGATTGTGCAACTTGGAGGACAAACTCCGTTAAAGCTGGCCAAACAACTGCACGACGCAGGCGTCACCATCATGGGCACTCCCTTTGAAAGCATCGACAAAGCTGAAGACCGTGAACTCTTTGCAGAAGTCCTCAATTCGCTCAAGCTGAAACAGCCTGATAATGGCATGGCCCGCTCTCTCCCTGAAGCGCACAAAGTAGCAAAACGTATTGGTTATCCCGTACTGGTACGTCCGTCCTATGTACTTGGCGGAAGAGCCATGATGATCGTTTATTCTGAAAACGAAATGGATGAGTTTTTTGAAGAAGCCGCCAAGGTTTCTCCGGACCATCCTGTGTTGATTGATAAATTCCTGATGAACGCCGTGGAACTTGATGTTGATTTGCTGTGTGATGGTGAAAATGTCGAAATTGCGGGAATCATGGAACACATTGAACGGGCAGGGATCCACTCAGGTGACAGTGCCTGTTGTCTGCCACCACACAAACTGACATCCGATATGATCCAAAAGATCAAGGATCAGGGCGTCCTGATGGCCAAAAAACTTGAGGTGAAAGGTTTGATGAATGTTCAGTTTGCCATCCAGGATCATGAAATTTATGTACTGGAAGTCAACCCGAGAGCCTCACGTACTGTGCCCTTTGTCAGTAAGGCTATTGGTCATCCTATTGCAAAATATGCCACACGATTGATGCTGGGAGAGACCTTGGAAGAAATCGGATTTCACTACACCACGCCTACCAACTTTTCCGTCAAGGAAACCGTTTTTCCCTTTGCCCGTTTTGCCGGGGCTGATACTGAGCTTGGCCCGGAAATGAAATCAACCGGCGAAGTGATGGGGCGTGGCAAAACCTTTGAAGAAGCTTACATCAAAGCTCAAGCGGCCATTTATCCCAAATTTCTCAACAAGGGATATGTTTTTATTGGCGTCAGAGATCTGGATAAAGCGGCCATGATTCCATTGGCCAAAACACTGGAATCTTTAGGGTTTTCTATTCTTGCAACGCCCAGTACCTTAAAAGTATTAAAGGATGCGGGTGTCGTCAAACTCCAGGAAACTCATTTGGATTATACACGAGCAGAGAGTGTGTATGAATATATGGATCGTAATGAAGTGATTCTGCTGATCAATACAACGCAACGTTCCAAAAGCCTGATCGACCCACGTCATATACGCAGGATGATTCTGCATTACAATTTACCCTATTGCACCACGGTAGAGGCGGCTGAACACTATGTGGATGCTCTGGCAAAAGTCAGAACTCCAGCATCATTCACCTATCAACCACTGGAATTCACAAAGAAAGAATAA
- the sohB gene encoding protease SohB: protein MNEFLDQFFTFYHVSVLLFALAGLVLLGKWLFARKEGHEKHKSLSFERMNNRFEKDMHHLEKELRKHPDFSKEVIKLLKKNHKSAQKQEKLIQQQRSDDLSLKVRTQLDEGISSEEILKQHSNKIYVLEFVGNLMASRMEYLREEISFLIQVATPSDEIVVCLSSPGGAVPQYGLASSQLARLRHAGLRLTVCVDVVAASGGYMMAAVADKIVAAPFAFIGSIGVVAGIPNFHKVLKKHDIDYYLFTAGEYKRTVTPLSEVTESGKQKFQESLTDIHTAFKSHIQEYRPQVNIEEIATGEYWLASQAKSMGLVDEIMTSDDYLMSKLKDYEVIRIETLENHNWLEKVMERGVSAWGLLWSRHHPLNTIQDSISWPQ from the coding sequence ATGAATGAATTTTTAGACCAGTTTTTTACATTTTATCATGTAAGTGTTCTGTTGTTTGCTTTGGCAGGATTGGTATTACTTGGCAAATGGCTGTTTGCTCGCAAGGAAGGACATGAAAAACATAAATCTCTTTCCTTTGAGAGAATGAATAACCGTTTTGAAAAAGACATGCATCATCTGGAAAAAGAACTTAGGAAACATCCAGATTTTTCAAAGGAAGTAATAAAATTATTGAAAAAAAATCATAAATCGGCTCAGAAACAGGAAAAGTTGATTCAACAGCAACGTTCTGATGATTTGTCATTGAAAGTCCGAACGCAACTGGACGAAGGGATTTCAAGCGAGGAAATTTTAAAACAGCATTCAAATAAAATTTATGTGCTTGAGTTCGTGGGAAATCTTATGGCAAGTCGCATGGAATATCTGCGTGAAGAAATCTCATTTTTAATTCAGGTGGCAACACCATCGGATGAGATTGTGGTTTGTTTAAGCAGTCCTGGAGGAGCTGTTCCGCAATATGGTCTGGCCAGTTCTCAGTTGGCGCGGTTAAGGCACGCTGGTTTGAGATTAACTGTTTGTGTGGATGTTGTCGCCGCCAGCGGTGGATATATGATGGCGGCTGTGGCGGACAAAATTGTGGCGGCTCCTTTTGCGTTTATTGGCTCGATCGGTGTTGTCGCGGGGATTCCGAACTTTCATAAAGTATTGAAAAAACATGATATTGATTATTATCTGTTCACTGCGGGAGAATATAAACGAACAGTCACCCCATTGTCTGAAGTGACAGAATCAGGCAAACAGAAATTTCAGGAAAGTCTGACGGATATCCACACAGCATTTAAGTCTCATATTCAGGAATATCGTCCGCAGGTCAATATTGAAGAAATCGCGACAGGTGAATATTGGCTGGCATCACAGGCAAAATCAATGGGGCTTGTGGATGAAATCATGACCAGTGATGATTATCTGATGTCTAAGCTCAAGGACTATGAGGTGATTCGTATTGAAACCCTTGAAAATCATAACTGGCTGGAAAAAGTCATGGAGAGAGGCGTTTCCGCATGGGGACTGTTATGGTCAAGGCACCATCCTCTAAACACAATTCAAGATTCCATATCATGGCCTCAATAA